A genomic segment from Nicotiana sylvestris chromosome 1, ASM39365v2, whole genome shotgun sequence encodes:
- the LOC104241754 gene encoding uncharacterized protein gives MAATLSLLKLPILPSKQHQTKPKLSIPSKHSVTLLPQKLLPNETIDQLRSASLPLTALTLPFFLDAKDAFAVGGEFGIFEGRTIALIHPTVMAGLFVYTLYAGYLGWQWRRVRTTQNEINELKKQVKPLPVTPEGTPVQPPKPSPVEARIQQLTEERKELIKGSYRDKHFNAGSILLAWGVFESIAGGVNTWFRTGKLFPGPHLFAGAGITILWAAAAALVPAMQRGNETARNLHIALNALNVILFIWQIPTGIDIVFKVFEFTSWP, from the exons ATGGCTGCCACACTCAGCCTCCTCAAACTTCCAATCTTGCCCTCAAAACAGCACCAAACTAAACCCAAGCTGTCAATTCCGAGCAAGCATTCAGTTACTCTTCTCCCTCAAAAGCTCCTCCCCAATGAGACCATTGACCAACTCAGATCAGCTTCTCTTCCTCTCACAGCACTCACATTACCTTTCTTTCTCGATGCCAAG GATGCATTTGCAGTGGGTGGAGAGTTTGGGATATTTGAGGGAAGAACTATTGCTCTGATTCATCCCACTGTGATGGCTGGTTTGTTTGTATACACTTTATATGCGGGTTATCTTGGATGGCAATGGCGGAGAGTTAGGACTACTCAAAATGAGATTAATGAGCTGAAGAAGCAAGTTAAACCTCTCCCTGTGACCCCTGAAGGCACCCCTGTTCAACCCCCTAAGCCATCCCCTGTTGAAGCCAGAATTCAGCAACTCACTGAG GAACGGAAGGAGCTGATTAAAGGTTCATACAGGGATAAACACTTCAATGCAGGTTCCATATTGCTTGCATGGGGGGTGTTTGAGTCAATTGCTGGAGGCGTGAATACCTGGTTTAGGACTGGGAAGTTATTTCCAGGGCCTCATTTATTTGCCGGGGCAG GGATTACAATTCTGTGGGCAGCAGCAGCAGCCCTTGTACCAGCAATGCAAAGGGGGAATGAAACCGCTAGAAATCTGCACATAGCTTTGAACGCATTAAACGTTATCCTCTTCATTTGGCAAATCCCTACTGGAATTGACATTGTCTTCAAAGTATTCGAATTTACCAGCTGGCCTTGA